In one window of Shewanella goraebulensis DNA:
- a CDS encoding YcgN family cysteine cluster protein yields MSFWVEKKLNELTTVQWEALCDGCGKCCLNKLIDDETEELYYTDAACHLLDDETCGCRRYPERFKYVPACTAITVDNVAQLTWLPDSCAYKRLHEGRELPTWHPLITGSKDEMHAAGISVKGKTINENKVRDVFDHIVLWPLKDLD; encoded by the coding sequence ATGTCTTTTTGGGTTGAAAAAAAACTTAACGAACTTACCACCGTACAATGGGAAGCATTGTGCGATGGTTGCGGTAAGTGCTGTTTAAATAAATTAATTGATGACGAAACAGAAGAGCTGTATTACACCGATGCTGCTTGTCATTTGTTAGATGATGAAACGTGCGGTTGTCGCCGTTACCCTGAACGTTTTAAATATGTGCCAGCTTGCACTGCAATTACAGTAGACAATGTTGCTCAATTAACTTGGTTACCAGATTCTTGCGCTTATAAACGTTTGCATGAAGGTAGAGAACTACCAACTTGGCACCCACTCATTACTGGCTCGAAAGATGAAATGCATGCTGCTGGTATTTCAGTTAAAGGCAAAACCATTAACGAAAATAAAGTTCGTGATGTATTTGATCATATCGTACTTTGGCCACTTAAAGACTTAGATTAA
- the nhaB gene encoding sodium/proton antiporter NhaB, whose product MPLTTGAAFFSNFLGNSPRWYKYAILSFLVINPILFFFVSPFVAGWVLVLEFIFTLAMALKCYPLQPGGLLAIQAVFIGMTSPTQVLHEIEANLEVLLLLIFMVAGIYFMKQLLLFVFTKMITKVRSKIIVSLMFCVSSAFLSAFLDALTVIAVIIAVAIGFYSIYHKVASGKDFSSDHDHTSEEREQLNNEELEAFRGFLRNLLMHAGVGTALGGVCTMVGEPQNLIIAAQAHWQFSEFFIRMSPVTIPVFIAGVATCFIVEKFKWFSYGAELPDAVHKILSDYSDYEDQNRTKADKMKLLVQALVGVWLVVGLAFHLASVGLIGLSVIILTTAFNGVTDEHALGKAFEEALPFTALLAVFFAVVGVIIDQHLFAPVIQWALSFEGNAQLVIFYIANGLLSMVSDNVFVGTVYINEVKAALISGQITRDQFDLLAVAINTGTNLPSVATPNGQAAFLFLLTSALAPLVRLSYGRMVWMALPYTIVLSIVGIVMIESGFLTDMTQYYYDNHIIIHHSAKDVIGGAVGH is encoded by the coding sequence ATGCCGTTAACCACTGGTGCTGCATTTTTTAGTAACTTCTTGGGTAATTCACCAAGATGGTACAAATATGCAATCTTATCGTTTCTTGTTATAAACCCAATATTATTTTTCTTTGTCAGTCCATTCGTTGCCGGATGGGTACTAGTCTTAGAATTTATTTTCACACTTGCGATGGCGTTAAAGTGCTACCCACTTCAACCTGGTGGTCTTCTGGCCATACAAGCAGTCTTTATTGGAATGACTTCCCCAACGCAAGTCTTACACGAAATTGAAGCTAACTTAGAAGTGTTACTATTGCTAATCTTTATGGTTGCAGGTATTTACTTCATGAAACAATTGCTACTTTTTGTGTTCACTAAGATGATCACTAAAGTACGCTCTAAAATCATAGTTTCATTAATGTTTTGTGTTTCGTCAGCTTTTTTATCTGCTTTTCTAGATGCATTAACCGTTATCGCGGTAATTATTGCTGTAGCTATTGGTTTCTATTCGATTTACCACAAAGTGGCATCAGGTAAAGACTTTAGCAGCGACCATGATCATACCTCTGAAGAACGTGAGCAATTGAATAATGAGGAGCTAGAAGCTTTCCGTGGTTTCTTACGTAATCTTTTAATGCATGCTGGTGTTGGTACTGCATTAGGTGGCGTTTGCACTATGGTCGGTGAACCACAAAACTTAATCATTGCAGCTCAAGCCCATTGGCAGTTTAGTGAATTCTTTATTCGCATGTCACCTGTCACTATTCCGGTATTTATTGCAGGTGTCGCCACCTGCTTTATTGTCGAAAAATTTAAATGGTTTAGTTACGGTGCCGAGCTTCCTGATGCAGTCCATAAAATATTGAGTGATTATTCTGATTACGAAGATCAAAATCGTACTAAAGCAGATAAGATGAAACTCCTAGTGCAAGCATTAGTGGGTGTTTGGTTAGTAGTTGGCCTAGCTTTCCATTTAGCTTCAGTGGGACTAATTGGTCTTTCAGTTATTATCTTAACTACTGCATTTAATGGTGTAACAGATGAACATGCATTAGGAAAAGCTTTTGAAGAAGCCCTTCCTTTTACAGCATTGTTAGCCGTTTTCTTCGCAGTTGTTGGTGTCATCATCGACCAACATTTATTTGCGCCAGTGATTCAGTGGGCACTAAGTTTCGAAGGTAATGCGCAATTAGTAATCTTCTATATTGCCAATGGCCTCTTGTCCATGGTCAGTGATAACGTATTTGTTGGCACCGTTTACATTAATGAGGTAAAAGCAGCCTTAATTAGTGGTCAAATTACTCGAGACCAATTTGATCTTCTAGCCGTAGCGATTAATACAGGTACTAACTTACCTTCTGTTGCGACACCAAACGGTCAAGCGGCTTTCTTATTCTTGCTAACTTCAGCACTAGCACCATTAGTTAGACTGTCATACGGTCGCATGGTATGGATGGCACTGCCTTATACAATTGTATTATCTATCGTTGGTATCGTTATGATTGAATCTGGGTTCTTAACTGATATGACGCAATACTATTATGATAATCACATTATTATTCACCACTCCGCTAAAGATGTTATTGGCGGTGCTGTTGGACATTAA
- a CDS encoding SpoVR family protein — translation MTTEQNRSTEADKAKKQPLDDGPDWSFSLLEIYMEEIEKVAAFYNLDSYPNQIEVITAEQMMDAYAGIGMPIGYTHWSFGKRFIETEQGYRRGQMGLAYEIVINSDPCIAYLMEENTITMQALVMAHASFGHNSFFKNNYLFKTWTDASSIIDYLVFAKNYIHECELTFGVEQVELTLDSCHALMNYGVDRYKRPAEVSFKEEKMRQKDREAYLQSQVNDLWRTVPKNPDEQKIDDQINFPDEPQENILYFIEKNAPLLEPWQREIVRIVRKMAQYFYPQKQTQVMNEGWATFWHYTILNHMFDEGTVTDRFMLEFLQSHTGVVAQPAYNSPYYSGINPYALGFNMFVDIRRICEEPTEEDKRWFPDIAGSDWLTTVTFAMENFKDESFISQYLSPKVIRDFKLFSILDDDSCNKLSVSAIHDDRGYHLIREKLSQQYNLSNLEPNIQVQRVDINGDRSLTLRYVPNKRIPLGGTNEEVLKHLHRLWGFDVTLEQVDASGKVIKLAQCPPANEDSKMTTL, via the coding sequence ATGACAACAGAACAGAATCGTTCGACCGAAGCTGACAAAGCTAAAAAACAACCTCTTGATGATGGGCCTGATTGGAGCTTTTCATTACTCGAAATTTATATGGAAGAAATTGAAAAAGTGGCTGCTTTTTACAATCTAGACAGCTATCCCAATCAAATTGAAGTGATAACTGCAGAGCAAATGATGGATGCCTATGCAGGCATTGGGATGCCTATAGGTTATACCCATTGGTCTTTTGGTAAACGTTTTATCGAAACCGAGCAAGGTTATCGCCGTGGTCAAATGGGCTTAGCTTATGAGATTGTAATTAATTCAGATCCCTGTATCGCATACTTAATGGAAGAAAATACCATCACAATGCAAGCGTTGGTAATGGCACACGCAAGTTTTGGTCATAACAGCTTCTTTAAAAATAATTACTTATTTAAAACCTGGACAGATGCCAGTTCAATTATCGACTATTTGGTCTTTGCCAAAAATTATATCCATGAGTGTGAGTTAACATTTGGTGTCGAACAAGTCGAACTTACACTCGACTCATGCCATGCATTAATGAACTATGGTGTAGACAGGTATAAACGCCCTGCTGAAGTGTCCTTTAAAGAAGAAAAAATGCGTCAGAAAGATCGTGAGGCCTACTTACAAAGTCAAGTTAATGATTTATGGCGTACTGTGCCTAAAAATCCTGATGAACAAAAAATAGATGATCAAATCAATTTCCCTGATGAGCCTCAGGAGAACATTTTATATTTTATCGAAAAAAATGCGCCACTGTTAGAACCATGGCAACGTGAGATAGTAAGAATAGTGCGTAAAATGGCGCAATATTTTTATCCGCAAAAACAAACCCAAGTGATGAATGAAGGTTGGGCAACGTTTTGGCATTACACTATTTTGAATCATATGTTTGATGAAGGCACAGTGACCGACAGGTTTATGCTGGAGTTTTTACAAAGTCATACTGGCGTAGTCGCTCAGCCTGCCTATAACAGCCCTTATTACAGTGGCATTAACCCTTATGCTCTCGGCTTTAACATGTTTGTTGATATCAGACGAATTTGCGAAGAGCCGACAGAAGAAGATAAACGATGGTTTCCTGATATTGCGGGTAGTGATTGGTTAACCACAGTGACTTTTGCAATGGAAAACTTTAAGGATGAAAGTTTTATTAGTCAGTACCTTTCGCCAAAAGTGATTCGTGACTTTAAGTTATTCAGTATACTTGATGATGACAGTTGTAATAAATTATCAGTATCAGCTATACATGATGACCGAGGTTATCACCTAATTCGAGAGAAGCTTTCTCAACAATATAACTTGTCAAACCTTGAGCCAAATATTCAAGTGCAGCGAGTGGATATTAATGGTGATCGTTCATTAACATTAAGGTATGTACCTAATAAACGAATTCCTCTTGGCGGAACTAATGAAGAAGTTTTGAAACATTTACATAGATTATGGGGATTTGACGTCACTTTAGAGCAAGTCGATGCCAGTGGCAAGGTCATAAAACTGGCTCAATGCCCTCCTGCCAATGAAGATAGTAAAATGACGACGCTATAA
- a CDS encoding lytic murein transglycosylase, with protein sequence MIGKIISSVIVIFFTINFAYAQQSVSFDDYLATLKDKAALAGVSQHTIDKHFSNIKVFKRATANGSNKALNLESYIPQNSPEITVSTARAMFKEQQQSLIAIGDRYGVQPRFLVALWGMTSEFGEQKGNFPILSVTASNAYSGNKEQFYIEEFIAALKILDTDQVQYEQLIGSSTGAMGHMQLMPSQYLAHAQDGNGDGIKDIWNNQFDAFATAASMLRDAGWKNSETWGRQVSAINPIESFLVGTDHTETFNEWQDLGVRRYNGNDLPKRDDMQVSLLMPDGANGRQYLVYNNFRLLQAWSVKEHFLLTVTYLSERIKNPPIN encoded by the coding sequence ATGATTGGGAAGATCATTTCATCTGTAATAGTAATTTTTTTTACTATTAACTTTGCTTACGCACAACAGAGCGTAAGTTTTGATGATTATTTAGCTACATTAAAAGATAAAGCGGCACTTGCAGGTGTGTCACAACACACTATTGATAAACACTTTTCGAATATTAAGGTGTTCAAACGTGCCACTGCTAATGGGTCAAACAAAGCATTAAACCTCGAAAGTTATATCCCACAAAATTCACCAGAAATAACAGTAAGCACTGCACGCGCAATGTTTAAAGAACAACAACAATCATTAATTGCTATAGGTGACCGTTACGGTGTACAACCTCGCTTTCTAGTGGCGCTATGGGGCATGACATCTGAATTTGGTGAACAGAAGGGGAATTTCCCAATATTATCAGTTACAGCATCAAATGCTTATTCCGGTAATAAAGAACAGTTCTATATTGAGGAATTTATCGCTGCTTTAAAAATCCTTGATACTGACCAAGTTCAATATGAACAGTTAATTGGCTCGTCAACAGGTGCTATGGGACACATGCAGTTAATGCCTTCGCAATACCTGGCTCACGCACAAGATGGCAATGGAGATGGTATAAAGGATATTTGGAACAATCAATTTGATGCATTTGCAACTGCAGCATCTATGTTAAGAGATGCTGGTTGGAAAAACAGTGAGACTTGGGGACGTCAGGTGAGTGCTATCAACCCAATTGAAAGCTTTCTCGTTGGCACTGACCACACTGAAACATTCAATGAATGGCAAGATCTAGGGGTAAGACGATATAACGGTAATGACTTACCTAAACGTGACGATATGCAAGTTTCACTATTAATGCCTGATGGTGCTAATGGTCGACAATATTTGGTCTATAACAACTTTCGCTTGTTACAAGCATGGTCGGTAAAAGAACATTTTTTACTCACTGTGACTTACCTTTCAGAACGAATCAAAAATCCTCCAATCAATTAA
- a CDS encoding YeaH/YhbH family protein: MANFIDRRLNAKGKSTVNRQRFIERYKKQIKKSVSEAVTRRSVTDIDKGEKISIPTRDISEPIFHQGQGGIRERVHPGNDQFNQGDQIERPKGGGAGEGSGEGDASNTGEGKDEFLFEISNDEYLELLFEDLALPDLQQTNAKQMVEFETYRAGFTNVGVPANINIVRSLRSSHARRIAMTASKKKKLAELKAELNLLENTPGTQAEVIMDLRQQIEELQKKIDSVPFIDSFDLRFNNFAKREKPSSQAVMFCLMDVSGSMDQATKDMAKRFYILLYLFLTQTYKNLEVVYIRHHTQAKEVDEHEFFYSQETGGTIVSSALNLMHEIQQARYPADEWNIYAAQASDGDNWADDSPACKQLLADKILPVSRYFSYIEITRRAHQTLWREYEALQQEFGNIAVQHIKEVDDIYPVFRELFKKQPS, from the coding sequence ATGGCAAATTTTATAGATAGACGTCTCAATGCTAAGGGCAAAAGTACCGTTAACCGACAACGATTTATTGAACGTTATAAAAAACAAATCAAAAAATCAGTTAGCGAAGCTGTGACCCGTCGAAGTGTCACTGACATTGATAAAGGCGAAAAAATTAGTATCCCTACCCGTGACATTAGCGAGCCGATTTTTCATCAAGGACAAGGTGGTATTCGTGAACGAGTGCATCCAGGTAATGATCAATTTAATCAAGGTGACCAAATAGAACGCCCTAAAGGTGGTGGAGCTGGCGAAGGCAGTGGTGAAGGAGATGCATCCAACACTGGTGAAGGTAAAGATGAGTTTTTATTTGAGATTTCCAACGACGAGTATTTGGAACTGCTTTTTGAAGATTTAGCCCTGCCAGACCTTCAACAAACTAACGCCAAGCAAATGGTTGAATTTGAAACCTATCGTGCAGGGTTCACTAACGTTGGTGTCCCTGCCAATATCAATATTGTTCGTTCACTACGATCATCCCATGCCCGTCGTATTGCTATGACAGCCAGCAAAAAGAAAAAATTAGCAGAACTTAAAGCTGAATTAAATTTGCTTGAAAACACCCCAGGTACTCAAGCTGAAGTCATAATGGATTTAAGGCAACAAATAGAGGAACTTCAAAAGAAAATAGACAGCGTGCCGTTTATCGATAGCTTCGATTTAAGGTTTAATAATTTCGCCAAACGAGAGAAACCTTCAAGCCAGGCGGTAATGTTTTGTTTAATGGACGTGTCAGGCTCTATGGATCAAGCAACCAAAGATATGGCAAAACGCTTTTACATTTTACTGTACTTATTTTTAACCCAAACATACAAAAATTTAGAAGTCGTCTATATTCGACACCATACCCAAGCTAAAGAAGTTGATGAGCATGAGTTTTTTTACTCTCAAGAGACAGGCGGCACCATTGTTTCTAGTGCATTGAATTTAATGCATGAAATCCAACAAGCCCGTTATCCTGCAGATGAATGGAATATCTATGCAGCTCAAGCATCTGATGGTGATAATTGGGCCGATGATTCACCAGCCTGTAAACAATTATTAGCAGATAAAATTCTCCCAGTTTCACGATATTTTAGTTATATCGAAATCACTCGTCGCGCACATCAAACACTATGGCGTGAGTATGAAGCCTTACAACAAGAGTTTGGCAATATTGCAGTCCAACATATTAAAGAGGTTGATGACATCTATCCCGTGTTCCGTGAGTTATTTAAAAAGCAACCAAGCTAA
- the fadR gene encoding fatty acid metabolism transcriptional regulator FadR, protein MFKLTIINAKGPASFAEKYIVRSIWENKFPPGSILPAERELSELIGVTRTTLREVLQRLARDGWLKIQHGKPTQVNNFWETSGLNILETIADLNPDGFPLLVDQLLSARANVSTIYFRGAVRNNPDKAREVLAKIHQLEDSAEAYADYDYELHHALAFSSGNPLYVLILNGFKGLYSRVGRYYFSSQEARTIALDFYKALEKLAIEGKYTEVNALMKTNGINSGIMWQKLRDDMPAEIAINDK, encoded by the coding sequence ATGTTCAAGTTGACAATTATCAATGCAAAAGGTCCTGCAAGTTTTGCAGAGAAGTATATTGTTCGTTCGATATGGGAAAACAAGTTTCCACCAGGTTCGATATTGCCTGCAGAGCGCGAACTGTCAGAATTAATTGGTGTTACAAGAACCACGTTACGTGAAGTGTTACAGCGTTTAGCGCGTGATGGTTGGTTAAAGATTCAACATGGTAAGCCTACGCAAGTAAACAATTTTTGGGAAACATCAGGTCTTAATATTCTTGAGACAATTGCTGATTTAAATCCAGATGGCTTTCCGTTACTTGTAGATCAGCTTTTATCAGCAAGAGCCAACGTTAGTACGATTTATTTCCGCGGTGCAGTTCGTAATAACCCTGATAAAGCGCGAGAAGTTTTAGCCAAAATACACCAACTAGAAGACAGTGCTGAAGCCTACGCAGACTACGATTATGAATTACATCACGCTTTGGCGTTTTCATCGGGTAATCCGTTGTATGTATTAATTCTGAATGGGTTTAAAGGTTTATACAGTCGAGTCGGGCGTTATTACTTCTCGAGTCAAGAAGCCCGTACTATAGCTTTAGATTTTTATAAAGCATTAGAAAAACTGGCTATTGAAGGTAAATACACCGAAGTTAATGCTTTGATGAAAACCAATGGTATTAACAGTGGCATTATGTGGCAAAAGCTTCGTGATGATATGCCAGCAGAAATTGCTATCAACGACAAATAA
- the dsbB gene encoding disulfide bond formation protein DsbB gives MTGLQKFTRTRTAWMVLLLSAIGLEAAALFFQYVMELDPCVMCVYVRVAVLGLIIAGIIGTLAPNFWLTRIAGLVGWAVSAVWGLKLSLELNGLQVDPSPFSTCSFFPEFPSWMPLDEWLPSVFSPTGMCSDDPWTFLSVSMAQWMIVTFIIYLIVLAVMVIPAIKPLKSK, from the coding sequence TTGACTGGATTACAGAAATTTACTCGCACTCGCACCGCATGGATGGTGTTGCTTTTATCCGCTATTGGCCTTGAAGCTGCTGCATTATTTTTTCAATACGTTATGGAGTTAGATCCCTGTGTAATGTGCGTATATGTGCGTGTTGCAGTTTTGGGGTTAATCATTGCAGGTATTATTGGAACTTTAGCGCCTAATTTCTGGTTAACCAGAATTGCAGGCTTAGTTGGATGGGCCGTTAGTGCCGTATGGGGATTAAAGTTGTCCCTCGAATTAAATGGATTACAAGTCGATCCATCTCCTTTTTCAACTTGTTCATTCTTCCCTGAGTTTCCTAGTTGGATGCCATTAGATGAATGGTTACCTTCAGTCTTTTCTCCTACAGGAATGTGTAGCGACGACCCTTGGACTTTTTTATCTGTCAGTATGGCTCAGTGGATGATAGTGACTTTTATCATTTATCTTATTGTGCTTGCAGTCATGGTTATCCCTGCGATAAAACCATTAAAATCTAAATAG
- a CDS encoding YcgL domain-containing protein, which produces MICAVYKSSRKLDTYLFVEKRDVFDAVPEPLMKMFGTPKLVMMVPLSKRTELAMADIEKVKSELVDKGFYLQLPPPVTNLLEEHRESLGIKD; this is translated from the coding sequence ATGATATGCGCCGTATATAAAAGTAGTCGAAAACTCGATACCTACTTATTTGTTGAAAAACGTGATGTTTTTGATGCTGTTCCAGAGCCTTTAATGAAGATGTTCGGAACACCTAAGTTAGTGATGATGGTACCACTATCAAAAAGAACTGAGTTGGCCATGGCAGATATTGAAAAAGTAAAATCAGAGTTAGTTGATAAAGGTTTTTATCTTCAACTACCACCACCAGTGACCAATTTATTAGAAGAGCACCGAGAAAGTTTAGGGATAAAAGATTAG